tcacacagctagtatatTATGGAATCAGGAGTCAAACCTGGTTTGTCCAAATCTGAAGTCCATCTCCTTCACGAGCCTTTATAGtgtctcttttctccttggtTCCTAACTTCCTTTCATTGTGATTCCCAGTGAGTAGAGGACAGAAGCCAGTCAAGTTTGCCTCACATCCATGAACCAGGCCCTGGACACCTGGTCTCAGCCTAGCTTTGCCCaccttgctgtgtgatcttgggtaagtcacAACATTTCAGCTAGCCCTCGGTTTCCCCAAATGTTTCATGCCAAGGTTAACCACGAGCTTCCTTCTGCAGCTGAGGCCTGGCTAGGGATGCAGAGTTTAGCCTGGATTTGACCAACGTGGGAGTGGTGatcgggggaggggagagggtggaggtTGTCTTTAGCCCCACCCTCTGGTGACATCACACAAGACCCCTATAGTCCCTGGAAGCCCCACCCCTGTAGACCCTCACCTGTGGAAGTGACACCCAGTGCTTGGCATCTGGCGAATTTGCCCTGTTCCACAGCAGAAGTCATCAGCCCCTGGGTTCAAGAGAAATCCTTAGGTAACCAGTGCAATTAGGGAGACTTGGAGGGGGGCCATGGAGGTGTACTGGATTGGGGTGGGATGCCTGGAACAGCCAGGTTCTGGCAGCCTGGTGGGCAAACTACTCAAAGGATGCCCTGAGGGTGCCCTCTGAATACTCACCCTCATCCTTCTGGCTCTTGCTAGACTCCTGCCCCTGCTTCTTTCCCCTGGATCCAGTGCCCCTTTCCATGGAGTCAGGAGATGGGAACTAACTCTGAAAATAGAGCTAGTCAAATGGAATGGGGCCACTGGTCTAAAGGTCTAAAGGAAATAGGGCAACTTGACCTCTGTCATCCCAGTATGCAGCCTCTGGGTTCTGTGCTTAGGGCCCACTgtgtctgggggaggggaagggctgcGAGTGAGCTATCGCCCACCTGAGGAGGTAGCTGTGAGCCAGGGCTTCATTGGTGCAGAGAGAGTGGGTAGCTGGCAACTGGGTGAGTCTGAGGTCCCTGGATGCAAGTCAGTTGCCAGAAgcctaaggaaataatttatgGGAAAGGACCTGGTTGCCTGCTTTAgaccagtgttttccaaagtagttctTTGGGATGCAGTTAGGTGTGACAAGAAGCAGGGCAGCAGGAGTGGCTGAGAGTATCTGTGCTTTGCAGTCGGGGAGCTGGGTCCGGATCCTggctccatctctctctctccctctccttctctctgtatGGCCTTGGCTAAGGAGCTCCCAACCTCTCTGAATTTCACTCAACAACAAAATGGGCATAGTAATACCTACCTTACAGGCTAGTTATGAGAATTAATTGCAACAAGGCTATGAAGAGTGAGCATATAGTAAAACTTACTACATTTCAGCTAGCTTTATAATATAATCATTACTGGGAAAGGAATCCTTGGTCATGTAAGCTTGGCAAATGTAGGTTCAACAAAGTGAAGCAGCCTTCTTTGGTCAGACCTTCTCCGAGCCTTTAATATGCTGTTATTACTTGGGAAGTTCTAAGAGTGGGATGTGGAGCATCGGACTGGACTTGACAGATCACAGGGACTCAGGAACTAAGGCACCATCGAATGTCATCATTCCCTGGTCTTTGCCCTCATGGTGGAATGGAAACGTGGCTGGATTGGGCAACTCTGGGGAAGGGCTTGCTGTCTCTGGGCTCTTGTTTTCTCAATGTAAAACAAAAGAGCTGCGAGATGCTTTCAGAGGCCTTTTCTGGTCCCCTGAAGTTCTGAGTTGGGAAGACAAAGTTGTAGACAAGGGTAAAGGCCAGACTGTTGAGGCTAAAGCCCTGTCTCTTGGGGAGGAGAAGAAATCCAGTGCTGGCTCCTCAACCAGGGGAGTCCTTATGCTCTGGACAGAAGTGGCCCCACTAATGAGTTCATCAGCAAGGTCTTCTTCCTAAACCTGCCAGGCTGTCTGGGAATAGAAAGTAGTGGTGTAATGACATTTAATTCTTTCCTCCCTACCAGATGAGGAAAGGCCAGAGAGCAGAGCTGACTCCAGAATGTAATGCAGGAGGAGCTCAGGGATGCAAATCAGGCTCGGGGTGTGGAGGTGTGTGGGCTGGGGGCTTGTCTTGATGTTGCCTTTGCATAGCAAGCACATTGCATTTACTTGGACCATGTGCGAATTATTGGGTGGCTTTGGGGGTGATCACGGTGCTGCTGGTGGCGGGGAACTTGAGTGCAGATCTTCTTGCCTCTTAGAATGACTGGTGCAAAGGAAGTTgcaataaatatctgatgaatgaTGGACAGAGTACATCTGGCTGCTGAGTCCAATAAGCTTCTTGGGGGAGAATATGAGGGAGGGGAGTTGTCTGTCTAGCTAGTTGTCTGGCTAGtttttcaacagatatttgaTTTAATGAATGAAACAGTGGATAATGATAAGCCTGAATTAAGCAATTGGTACCAGGCAAAAGCAGTATATAATTATGAAATGATTAATAGTACTTGCCACCTTGTTTTGCAAAGGGCAGTTTAAGGAAGTGGTTAAGATTGCAAACTGAGTTTATATCAtgcctctgccacttcctaggcagggtacttaacttctctgtgcctcagtttccttatatgaaAAATGGGCATAATGATAATACCTATCTGATAGGGTGCTATGATGCTTAAATGAGTCAAATATGCATAAAGTGCTTAAGACACGGACACATAGCACATGCTGTGTAAGCATTTGCTAtgctttgttttcctctctgttaCCTCTACCATATCATGAAGTTCCTGAAGGCAGGGATCAAATTCTTTTCCactctcctgcccacccccacctttgGGACCCAGCACAGGACATGAAGCAGAGAAGGGGCTCAGTAagtgtttgctaaatgaatgaatgtgttttAAATGCTAAATTGTATAACCCATTATAGATCTCCCACAGGGAGAAGTAAGGGGGCATTAAGGAAGTCCCCCGGAGGTGACAGCTTGTACTGGTTTTAAAGGATTTCAGTAGAGGGAAAGGAAGTTGGCACAGGGTCTGACATTTGGGTTAGGTGGGAAATGAGGGTGGGAGCAGGTCATGGGGTCTTGAATGCCAGGTGAGGGGTTAGATTGGATTTATTTGCAATTAGCAATGGTGGAAGGGCTGGAGGGGGGAACTTTTGAGTGAGGGTGTGGCTGAGGGTAAGGGCTGTTTTTATAGGATTAGTTGTTACTAGGGTCTTTTGGGAAAAAAGTGGCTTTTCGAGTTGGGCCTTGAAGGCTATGAAGTATTATCAGGATGCTATTATGttgttttttcattcaacaaacattgagcACCAGCTACCTGCTAAGCACCAGGGGTTCACAAAATAATAAGACAAACTGCCTACCCTGGAGGAGCTCACATTAACAATTTAATGCCCGTGAGAAATATTATAATGGTCAAAGGATTGTAGGCACTCAAGTTAGAGGGATCATCATCGGAGGACCTCCAGGGAAAGTGTCACAGAAGAAATGGGTTTTGAGGGATGAATAAGAGTTTGCCAGATGGGCAAGATGAGGTAAATGGCTCAGATGGAGGGAACAGCTTGTGCAGAGCTATAGACATGTGAAACAGCAGGCCCACGGTTTTGATGAGGCTGTCGCTGGATGTGAAATGCACTGTGGTTGAGTAATAAGGCTAGGAAAGGTAGTAGGGACCAGATCATGTAGGGTGATGGAGGGTCAATGGCAGACCCTGGCCACTCCGAAGGAGTTAAAGGTAGAGGCAGCAGGTCTGTTAGCAAGGTCATTGTCAGGTAAACGCTGATGGCAACATGAACACAGGAGAAAACAATGAGGGTTGCTGTGTAGAGCCTGGACTGGAAAGAGGTAGGATGACATAGTGAGCCTCTTTAACACATGcctcaaacatttactgaacacctactatgtgccaggcactgttctaggcactcgAGATACAATAGGGAGAAGAACAATCATGAGTCAGAGCTGAGCTCTCCCTTAGGACAACTCCCCTCCTCTTAAACTCAGTGTagggataagggggtggggaagagcaCAGCCCCCCAGCTGCTGCTCATGGGGCAGGAGGGTGAGGACACCAGCCCCCTAACCTTGCTCgggcctctctcccagctcctcGCCACGCCCACAGCCATGGCCACAATGGTGGCCCAGAAGCTCAGCCACCTCCTGCCCAGTTTGCGGCAGGTCCACCAGATGCCTCGGCCGTCTGTGCAGCCAGAGCCTGTGTTCACGGTGGACCGAGCCGAGGTGCCGCCCATCTTCTGGAAGCCATACATCTATGTGGGCTACCGGCCGCTGCATAGGACCTGGCGCTTCTACTTCCGCACACTGTTCCAGCAGCACAACGAGGCGGTGAATGTCTGGACCCACCTGCTGGCGGCCCTGGTGCTGCTGCTGCGGCTGGCCATCTTTGTGGGGACCGTGGACTTCCGGGGAGACCTGCACGCCCTACCCCTCTTCATCATTGTTCTTGCCTCCATCACCTACCTCTCCCTCAGTGCCTTGGCTCACCTCCTGCAGGCCAAGTCCGAGTTCTGGCATTACAGCTTCTTCTTCCTGGACTACGTGGGTGTGGCTGTGTACCAGTTTGGCAGTGCCCTGGCACACTTCTACTATGCCATTGAGCCCGCCTGGCATGCCCAGGTGCAGACCTTTTACCTGCCCATGGCTGCCTTTCTCGCCTGGCTTTCCTGCGCTGGCTCCTGCTACAACAAGTACATCCAGAAGCCCGGCCTGCTGGGCCGCACTTGCCAGGAGGTGCCTTCGGCACTGGCCTACGCACTGGACATCAGCCCCGTGGTGCACCGCATCCTCGTGTCCCCCAACCCTGCCACGGACGACCCGGCTCTTCTCTACCACAAATGCCAGGTGGTCTTCTTTCTGCTGGCGGCCACTTTCTTCTCTGCCTTCGTGCCTGAGCGCTGGTTCCCTGGCAGCTGCCATGTCTTTGGGCAGGGCCACCAGCTCTTCCATGTCTTCTTGGTACTGTGCACGCTGGCTCAGCTGGAGGCCGTGGCGCTGGACTACGAGGCCCGGCGGCCCATCTATGAGCCTTTGCACACCCGCTGGCCCCACAACTTCTCCGGCCTCTTCTTGCTTACTGTAGGCAGCAGCATCCTCACTGCATTCCTTCTGAGCCAGCTGGTACGGcgcaaactcagtctcgatcggAAGACCCAGTGAAGGGGGGTGGCAGCTTTTAGGGAGGGAGGTATAGTGGGGGCCCAAGGGTCTGGGCTTGGCTCCAGATGGGAACAAGGCCTGATAAAATTGCTTGTGTCTGGCCCGCAGTGACTTCTCTGTGCACGCCTCAGCTGCCAAGGGGGGGCACTGGCCAGTCCTTGGATTTGAGGATTGGCTGGAGCTGCTGGGGTCCACTTCAGGGcctgccccagctccctgccctgcgagagggaaagagagagatgtgGGGCACCCTGGTTTGCCTCCCCCCATTGCCTCTCACTTAGGGGTGAGGATGGAGGATCAGCTGGGGCCAAGACCCTGGCCTGGGCCTTCCAGATTATCTCTGAGGGGTTGAAGTTGGGATTTAGGTCAGAGTCAAATCTGAGCTGAGAGATAGAGGAAGCGTCAGCAACTGCCCTCTACCCAGATTTCACTGGTGGTTAGGGAAAGGGCAGGCCCAAAATATGTGCAGGATCTTACCATTCTTGAACCCCAGCCTGAAGTTTTGGTGCTGCAGAGAGCCCCCAAAGATAGAAGATTGTGCCAGGCAGAAATGGATCCCATCCAGTGCCCCATGCCTCTTCAGCCACTATCCCAGACAGTGAGCCCTGACCCTCCTACCTCTGGCCTCTACGTCCCACACATCCTGTTCCCAGTGTCTTTCCTGGTTCCCTTGTTCATGATTCagtgtttatccattcagtgtTTCTTGGGCCTCTGCTCAGAGGCAGGCCACTGACTGGGCTCCGTGGATCAATGCAGGATGGTAAAGGCTTTAATATCGGAATGAACTGTCAGGGGAAGCACTGAGGAGGGAATAATTAGTGTTGCCTGGGATCCTCAGGGTCTTGGGTTGGGGAGGGTGAATAGGAGtttacagatggagaagaggaagggcattccaggtagagggaaaaaCCTGTCCAAAGGCCAAGAGGTATGGAAGAAGGAGTTCACTGCGGCTGGAATTAGGAGTGGTCTGGACTCTCGTGTCCTGGATACAATAAAGTGACTGTGATAAGAGCTGCCTCTTTGCTTTTTGTCTCCTATCCTAGAGAGGGAGCCCTGGTGCCCCTTGAATCTGTTCACTGTGTTGGAGGAGGTTTTCatggggaggctggaggtgggcatAGGGAGGAGGGGACAGATCCTGTCTTATCTTTacctgggggtggggttggggtctTATTCACTATatatgtgaacttttttttttggtaggaaaGGTGGGGCAGTTTTATTACTAAATAAGTTTTAGAAGTtaaaagaatgtgttttaaaatacatgattTGACAAAGATTTCACTTTTTGGTTTTTCAATCAACGAAGATCTTATATGTTAACTTTTATGATATTGTTATATGTTAATGTTTACAGTGTTGCCTTTTCCACAGTACATAAGCAATGTATGGTAATATATGTACAGTGAAGGAAAATTAGGAAGTACaggtaagaaaagcaaaaaaacccctgAATGAATAAGAAATGTCACTCCACTGCTAAAATATCCTGTTATACATATAGTACATCTATGGAGATTGTGGTTATGGTTGCCAGCATTTCTGCATCTCTGAGGGGCTCTCAGAatttacaaagtactttcacaAACCTTATTTGATCCTCTTTAAAatccaaggccacacagtaagCGAGAAAAGCAATACTGAAAGCTAATTCTTGACTgcaaatttttagttttattctaCTTAATGTTTTCTAAATCTTCTCCCATGAGGTTTCATAGTTATACTtagctttttgtttcttgttttgaatTACAAAAGTAATCCATTTAAGGTAGCACTGAGGACCCCAGCTTGGCAGTTGGCGGATCAGcacctcctctcctcttccttttgagATGTTCCTGAGAATTCAGCGATAAGACAAGGAAAACCCTGAGCCCTGATAGTTATCAGTAAGAAAGTGCAACTAactcagcaaaaagaaaatgtgcatTCCTTGTGCAGTGTCGCGAACGCGTTCACACAGCACAGTTCTGGAATACAACTTCTGAATGAGAAAACCAGCAAGAACGTGGCCTTGGTAACATTAAGGGGTCAGGCTGGCAGGGTTtagggaaggggcggggcttgggccgGGGCGGAGCTGACGCTGGGGGCGGTGCCTGAGCGGGGGCGGCCGCGGCGTAGCTCCGCTCCCAGCGTTGGCGCGAGATTCGAACGTCAGCGGAGTCAGTTATGGCGGTTCCCTGAGGCGGCCGGACCCTCACTCCGTTATCCCGTAGTCTTAGTCTCCTCAGCGGCCATGAGGCGCAGAGGCCCGAAGGAGGAGGAGGCCTGCGGCGTGTGGCTGGACGCGGCGGCGCTGAAGAGGCGGAAAACGCAGGTAGGGCGTTGAGGCGAGAgagggtgttgggggaggggttaGAGGCCCGGAGGTGTGAGAAGTGAGGAGTTTGGGAGGACCTGGATGTGATGTGGAGATAGACTCGGGGACCGAGAGTGaatagctttggctattcatgggagagaggggctggagtcTGAAGAAGGTTGAAAAATGGGGTTTGGGAAGGGTGGAGAGAAAATGGGGGCggaaggcaggcaggctggcggggggtggtgggtggggtgtgtgtggagagacCGGGGCAGCGAGGTTTCGAGGTGAGGGAAGAGGGTGGAGAGAAAATTTGCTCCGAGGAGCGTAATGCAGCAGACCCCTTAACTCGGAGTCCCTTCAAGACGGTAGCAGAGGCTGAAATACGGAGGGGTGGGTGCATGTGCAAACTTCGGAAGTTCTCGCCCCGAGGTCCGTTTCTTCCCTACTTGTCAGGTTGCCGGCCATCTACCTGCCCAGAGCATGTAACTTtaggggaaaaagaaga
The sequence above is drawn from the Tursiops truncatus isolate mTurTru1 chromosome 1, mTurTru1.mat.Y, whole genome shotgun sequence genome and encodes:
- the PAQR7 gene encoding membrane progestin receptor alpha isoform X4, giving the protein MATMVAQKLSHLLPSLRQVHQMPRPSVQPEPVFTVDRAEVPPIFWKPYIYVGYRPLHRTWRFYFRTLFQQHNEAVNVWTHLLAALVLLLRLAIFVGTVDFRGDLHALPLFIIVLASITYLSLSALAHLLQAKSEFWHYSFFFLDYVGVAVYQFGSALAHFYYAIEPAWHAQVQTFYLPMAAFLAWLSCAGSCYNKYIQKPGLLGRTCQEVPSALAYALDISPVVHRILVSPNPATDDPALLYHKCQVVFFLLAATFFSAFVPERWFPGSCHVFGQGHQLFHVFLVLCTLAQLEAVALDYEARRPIYEPLHTRWPHNFSGLFLLTVGSSILTAFLLSQLVRRKLSLDRKTQ
- the PAQR7 gene encoding membrane progestin receptor alpha isoform X2, which codes for MHKVLKTRTHSTCCVSICYALFSSLLPLPYHEVPEGRDQILFHSPAHPHLWDPAQDMKQRRGSLLATPTAMATMVAQKLSHLLPSLRQVHQMPRPSVQPEPVFTVDRAEVPPIFWKPYIYVGYRPLHRTWRFYFRTLFQQHNEAVNVWTHLLAALVLLLRLAIFVGTVDFRGDLHALPLFIIVLASITYLSLSALAHLLQAKSEFWHYSFFFLDYVGVAVYQFGSALAHFYYAIEPAWHAQVQTFYLPMAAFLAWLSCAGSCYNKYIQKPGLLGRTCQEVPSALAYALDISPVVHRILVSPNPATDDPALLYHKCQVVFFLLAATFFSAFVPERWFPGSCHVFGQGHQLFHVFLVLCTLAQLEAVALDYEARRPIYEPLHTRWPHNFSGLFLLTVGSSILTAFLLSQLVRRKLSLDRKTQ
- the PAQR7 gene encoding membrane progestin receptor alpha isoform X1 produces the protein MGGRRPSPGPGAPSEGPLPPAAAPPSPGSGRSLRLAAPLSLPAYSRDAEGRRGPPGRSRASFCNSLLATPTAMATMVAQKLSHLLPSLRQVHQMPRPSVQPEPVFTVDRAEVPPIFWKPYIYVGYRPLHRTWRFYFRTLFQQHNEAVNVWTHLLAALVLLLRLAIFVGTVDFRGDLHALPLFIIVLASITYLSLSALAHLLQAKSEFWHYSFFFLDYVGVAVYQFGSALAHFYYAIEPAWHAQVQTFYLPMAAFLAWLSCAGSCYNKYIQKPGLLGRTCQEVPSALAYALDISPVVHRILVSPNPATDDPALLYHKCQVVFFLLAATFFSAFVPERWFPGSCHVFGQGHQLFHVFLVLCTLAQLEAVALDYEARRPIYEPLHTRWPHNFSGLFLLTVGSSILTAFLLSQLVRRKLSLDRKTQ
- the PAQR7 gene encoding membrane progestin receptor alpha isoform X3 translates to MKQRRGSLLATPTAMATMVAQKLSHLLPSLRQVHQMPRPSVQPEPVFTVDRAEVPPIFWKPYIYVGYRPLHRTWRFYFRTLFQQHNEAVNVWTHLLAALVLLLRLAIFVGTVDFRGDLHALPLFIIVLASITYLSLSALAHLLQAKSEFWHYSFFFLDYVGVAVYQFGSALAHFYYAIEPAWHAQVQTFYLPMAAFLAWLSCAGSCYNKYIQKPGLLGRTCQEVPSALAYALDISPVVHRILVSPNPATDDPALLYHKCQVVFFLLAATFFSAFVPERWFPGSCHVFGQGHQLFHVFLVLCTLAQLEAVALDYEARRPIYEPLHTRWPHNFSGLFLLTVGSSILTAFLLSQLVRRKLSLDRKTQ